A stretch of the Bartonella henselae str. Houston-1 genome encodes the following:
- a CDS encoding major capsid protein, with the protein MDMNFFKHDAFSATTMMKAIENYEFQPGLISSLNLFEEVETSTTVVGIERRDNTLSLIQTSERGAPLVEGDRDGRNLRFFKTTRIAKSDTVKSEEIQNRREFGTEDQLETAMKYIARKQKKLISEIELTWENMQLGAVQGVVLDADGSVIVDWYKEWEIAPPKPIDFKLNNETTNVADHVDQVIMKMIEASKGAFSDRSRIIGLCGNEFFSKLKNHKTIRETYLNTALAQTLNSAGGVATPSAIGSGSFGSFDFAGVTFINYRSIHNYNVSAKAGTKRAIGIKPDECQFLPANAPGVFQKTFAPGESLDFANTVGKPLYTMLIVDNDRNAWVKPEVYSYPLYICTRPEMLFKAVSGGK; encoded by the coding sequence ATGGATATGAATTTTTTTAAACATGATGCTTTCTCTGCCACCACAATGATGAAAGCGATTGAAAACTATGAGTTTCAACCGGGTCTCATTAGTTCTCTTAATCTTTTTGAGGAAGTGGAAACAAGCACCACAGTGGTTGGTATTGAAAGACGTGACAATACATTGTCCTTGATTCAAACCAGTGAACGTGGCGCCCCCTTGGTTGAAGGTGATAGAGATGGGCGGAATCTCCGCTTTTTCAAAACAACACGTATTGCCAAAAGTGATACGGTGAAATCAGAGGAAATCCAGAACCGACGGGAATTTGGTACAGAAGACCAGTTAGAGACGGCAATGAAATATATTGCCAGAAAACAAAAGAAACTGATTTCTGAAATCGAATTGACATGGGAAAACATGCAACTTGGCGCTGTCCAGGGTGTTGTGCTTGATGCCGATGGCTCTGTTATTGTCGATTGGTACAAGGAATGGGAAATCGCACCACCAAAGCCGATTGATTTTAAACTCAATAATGAAACAACAAATGTTGCGGATCATGTTGATCAAGTCATTATGAAAATGATTGAAGCTTCAAAGGGAGCATTTTCTGATCGTTCACGCATTATTGGGCTTTGTGGAAATGAATTTTTCTCCAAATTGAAAAACCATAAAACAATTCGTGAGACTTATCTCAACACAGCTCTTGCACAAACTTTAAATAGTGCTGGAGGTGTTGCAACACCAAGTGCGATTGGCTCTGGGAGCTTTGGCAGTTTTGACTTTGCGGGCGTCACTTTCATTAATTACCGGAGCATTCACAACTATAATGTGAGTGCGAAGGCTGGAACAAAGCGCGCCATAGGCATTAAGCCTGATGAATGTCAATTCTTGCCTGCCAATGCACCGGGAGTGTTTCAAAAAACCTTTGCACCAGGAGAAAGTTTGGATTTTGCCAACACGGTTGGAAAACCTCTCTACACCATGTTGATCGTTGATAACGACCGTAATGCATGGGTAAAACCGGAGGTCTATAGCTATCCGCTTTATATTTGCACGCGTCCTGAAATGCTCTTTAAAGCGGTCAGTGGAGGAAAATAA
- a CDS encoding head-tail joining protein has protein sequence MRWHGLLHKMIQDVRNTFGQPVIYTRKDNQQSFQITAIYTIKHSESEAGGRIPTTIAKKELDLCINDIGGIPPKPQDSVVVMAPENTEDASQEYFIVSDVQASESGMYKLILREQKQ, from the coding sequence ATGCGATGGCATGGGTTGCTTCATAAAATGATTCAAGACGTGCGCAACACCTTTGGGCAACCCGTCATCTACACGCGAAAGGATAATCAACAATCGTTTCAAATTACAGCGATTTACACCATTAAACATTCGGAATCGGAGGCTGGTGGCAGAATCCCCACCACAATCGCAAAAAAGGAACTTGATCTTTGTATCAATGATATCGGGGGAATACCACCAAAACCTCAAGATAGCGTTGTTGTGATGGCGCCTGAAAACACTGAAGACGCCTCTCAAGAATACTTCATTGTCTCAGATGTCCAAGCTTCAGAATCCGGTATGTATAAACTTATTTTACGGGAGCAAAAACAATGA
- a CDS encoding head decoration protein — MSQVFYEDVRNGAYLGPYDPDMSNEEVIFASGAFIEAGTVMGKIMATGKYVPLNPSASDGSTRPVGISFATVDATEADQRAVITARLCTVKASELLWPDAITDDQKKDAIQFLEDHNNILFR; from the coding sequence ATGAGTCAAGTTTTTTATGAAGACGTACGCAATGGTGCTTATCTTGGACCCTACGATCCGGATATGTCCAATGAAGAAGTGATATTTGCATCAGGAGCATTCATTGAAGCCGGCACTGTTATGGGAAAAATAATGGCAACAGGAAAATATGTTCCTCTTAATCCATCAGCATCAGATGGCAGTACAAGACCTGTTGGGATTTCTTTTGCCACTGTTGATGCAACAGAGGCAGATCAACGCGCGGTGATTACAGCACGCTTATGCACCGTAAAAGCTTCTGAACTGCTATGGCCAGATGCCATCACAGACGATCAGAAGAAAGATGCCATTCAGTTTTTAGAAGACCATAACAACATTCTATTTCGATAG
- a CDS encoding S49 family peptidase has translation MVNNLDMPFLASRLFVVPHMLASTKLDIILNALAPRLFAGEKFPIEAYSQGNTEAFRPPETYVVQNNIAIIPVHGTLVRRSAWLGALSGLTSYEGLRASFREAIAQPDVNAVLLDIDSGGGEAGGIFDLVEEFQTLSKQYAKPIWAHANEFACSAAYAIACAASQIWIARTGVVGSIGVVCAHLDQSLADEKQGLKWTFVFEGDHKTHGNSHEPLSDTAQIKMQADCALLYEMFVDWVAKNRPLSADAIRDTKAETFIGIQALELGLADAQGTLAQALEALTDSISQTPTATKEGQNTWHAHNTAPKKMMMKKLSTSSTKTKRTKTRATLMKTSTKTKMRTKINRKA, from the coding sequence ATGGTGAATAATCTCGACATGCCGTTTTTGGCATCACGGCTTTTTGTGGTTCCACACATGCTTGCCTCCACAAAGCTTGATATCATCCTTAATGCTCTTGCACCACGCCTTTTTGCAGGTGAAAAGTTTCCCATTGAAGCTTATTCGCAAGGTAATACAGAAGCTTTCAGACCACCAGAAACTTACGTGGTCCAAAACAATATTGCCATCATACCGGTTCATGGCACACTTGTACGCCGTAGCGCATGGCTTGGAGCTTTATCGGGCTTGACTTCTTATGAAGGTTTAAGGGCTTCTTTTCGTGAAGCCATTGCACAGCCTGATGTGAATGCTGTCTTACTTGATATTGATAGTGGTGGTGGAGAAGCCGGTGGCATCTTTGATTTGGTTGAAGAGTTTCAAACCCTTTCAAAACAATATGCCAAGCCCATTTGGGCGCATGCCAATGAATTTGCTTGTTCGGCAGCTTATGCCATTGCTTGTGCAGCTTCTCAAATATGGATTGCACGCACAGGTGTTGTGGGTTCCATTGGGGTTGTTTGCGCCCATCTTGACCAATCTCTTGCAGATGAGAAACAGGGACTTAAATGGACCTTTGTTTTTGAAGGTGATCACAAAACGCATGGCAATTCTCACGAACCCTTGAGCGATACAGCACAGATAAAAATGCAAGCCGATTGTGCCCTGCTCTACGAGATGTTTGTCGATTGGGTTGCAAAAAACAGACCTCTGAGTGCGGACGCAATTCGTGACACAAAAGCAGAAACTTTTATAGGCATCCAAGCTTTAGAGCTTGGATTAGCAGATGCGCAGGGCACCCTTGCGCAAGCTTTGGAAGCCTTAACGGATTCCATATCACAAACCCCAACAGCAACAAAAGAAGGACAAAACACATGGCACGCACACAATACCGCGCCGAAGAAGATGATGATGAAAAAGTTGTCGACGTCATCAACGAAGACGAAGAGGACGAAAACAAGAGCGACATTGATGAAGACTTCGACGAAGACGAAGATGAGGACGAAGATAAACAGGAAAGCGTAA